The Armatimonadota bacterium genome contains a region encoding:
- a CDS encoding A/G-specific adenine glycosylase: protein MPSSPSRPPRPPSPTRRRRFVRRLLRWYRTAGRRLPWRRTRDPYRVLVSEVMLQQTQVDRVVPKYREFLRRYPSLEALARAHVAEVREVWYPLGYNARPVRLWQIARTVLAEHGGRLPAERARLLRLPGVGPYTAGALLSFAFGRRAALLDTNVRRVLQRVFFGRPAPDRALWALAERLLPRRAYDYNQALMDFGALICTARRPRCDRCPLTDLCRTYPRLGPEARRRAGRAPADGRGAARVPVDVADVRAGPAGLDRDAGARAEAGAPAPRRRRRIQGGEPR from the coding sequence ATGCCGTCATCGCCTTCCCGCCCGCCCCGGCCCCCGTCCCCGACCCGGCGGCGCCGCTTCGTCCGCCGCCTGCTGCGCTGGTACCGCACCGCCGGCCGGCGCCTCCCCTGGCGCCGCACGCGCGACCCCTACCGCGTCCTCGTCTCCGAGGTCATGCTGCAGCAGACGCAGGTCGACCGCGTCGTACCGAAGTACCGCGAGTTCCTGCGCCGCTACCCCTCCCTCGAGGCGCTGGCGCGCGCCCACGTCGCCGAGGTGCGCGAGGTCTGGTACCCGCTGGGCTACAACGCCCGCCCTGTGAGGCTCTGGCAGATCGCCCGCACCGTGCTGGCGGAGCACGGCGGCCGCCTCCCCGCCGAGCGCGCCCGCCTCCTGCGCCTGCCCGGCGTCGGCCCCTACACCGCCGGGGCGCTACTCTCCTTCGCCTTCGGCCGGCGCGCGGCCCTGCTCGACACGAACGTCCGCCGCGTCCTGCAGCGCGTCTTCTTCGGCCGCCCGGCGCCCGACCGGGCGCTGTGGGCGCTGGCCGAGCGGCTCCTGCCGCGGCGGGCCTACGACTACAACCAGGCCCTGATGGACTTCGGCGCGCTGATCTGCACCGCCCGCCGCCCGCGGTGCGACCGCTGCCCCCTCACCGACCTCTGCCGCACCTACCCGCGGCTGGGACCGGAGGCGCGCCGGCGGGCAGGACGCGCCCCGGCCGATGGGCGAGGCGCCGCTCGGGTCCCGGTCGACGTCGCCGACGTCCGCGCGGGCCCCGCCGGACTCGACAGGGACGCCGGAGCGCGCGCCGAGGCCGGCGCGCCGGCGCCGCGGCGGCGTCGGCGCATCCAGGGCGGCGAGCCGCGGTAG
- a CDS encoding M55 family metallopeptidase has translation MRVYISVDMEGITGVAVSRHVQPTEKEYDRFRRLMTQEANAAVEGALAGGATDVVVADGHGPMTNLLVEELHPAARLLSGSDRLLGQLEGIDGGFDAAFFVGYHQREGGGEGILNHTFLGRIVYEVRLNGEPVDEAAVNAALAGAFGVPVALVTGDAAVCADAQRRLPGVVTAPVKEAVDRLVVLSLTPERAHALIRERAQQALAAVAAGRIRPTPPPRPATFEVDFKRTSPARMATLFPSVERRGPRTIAVTDDDYVRAFKQFWGALVIGFATAEGLL, from the coding sequence GTGCGCGTCTACATCTCCGTGGACATGGAAGGCATCACCGGCGTGGCGGTCTCCCGACACGTCCAGCCGACGGAGAAGGAGTACGACCGGTTCCGCCGGTTGATGACCCAGGAGGCCAACGCGGCGGTCGAAGGGGCGCTCGCCGGCGGGGCGACCGACGTGGTGGTGGCCGACGGCCACGGCCCCATGACGAACCTCCTGGTGGAGGAGCTCCACCCTGCCGCCCGCCTGCTGAGCGGCAGCGACCGGCTGCTGGGGCAGCTGGAGGGGATCGACGGCGGCTTCGACGCCGCCTTCTTCGTCGGCTACCACCAGCGCGAGGGCGGGGGCGAGGGGATCCTCAACCACACCTTCCTCGGGCGGATCGTCTACGAGGTGCGGCTCAACGGCGAGCCGGTGGACGAGGCGGCGGTGAACGCCGCGCTGGCCGGAGCCTTCGGCGTCCCGGTGGCGCTCGTCACCGGGGACGCCGCCGTCTGCGCCGACGCGCAGCGGCGTCTCCCCGGGGTGGTCACAGCGCCGGTGAAGGAGGCCGTGGACCGCCTGGTGGTCCTCTCCCTCACCCCGGAGCGCGCCCACGCGCTGATCCGTGAGCGCGCGCAGCAGGCCCTGGCGGCGGTGGCCGCCGGTCGCATCCGCCCCACCCCACCGCCGCGGCCGGCCACCTTCGAGGTGGACTTCAAGCGCACCAGCCCGGCCCGCATGGCCACGCTCTTCCCGTCGGTGGAGCGGCGGGGCCCGCGCACCATCGCCGTGACCGACGACGACTACGTGCGCGCCTTCAAGCAGTTCTGGGGGGCGCTGGTCATCGGCTTCGCCACGGCGGAAGGCCTGTTGTGA
- the ggt gene encoding gamma-glutamyltransferase encodes MRTRSTVIAQHGVVATGHPLASAAGLQVLRSGGNAMDAALAAAGVLGVVQPMMSGLGGDTFLLWLDGRTGAVTALNGSGAAPLGATREHFVGRGFQTMPLRGMASASVPGAVDAMVTALERWGSGRCSLADLLAPAIAYAEEGAPVAPRVAEWFAESAEVLARFPSSARVFLPQGRPPRAGEVLVQRDLAASLRLVAREGRRAFYEGALAEAMVRYSTAHDGLFTLEDFRRHRSEVVEPLATTYRGWTVYTTPPPSQGIILLLMLNLLAQVPRERLRWGDPEGVVLAVAAKQAAFADRLRHLGDPRMVANPLEELLSPAHARERLEEIRRALAAGVPRGALQAAGPSGGDTTYLCTADREGNMVSCITSLSAKFGCGEVVEGTGILLNNRAGRGFPLDPDHPNVLAPGKRTMHTLLPVAATGPAGERLVFGTPGGDGQPQWNLQVFLNLVESGMEVQQAVDAPRWLHVPGTDPATITRDPEVRLEEGFPPAVAAALRAAGHRVVPMVTEEGGGAQVILARGGVYEAGSDPRVDGLAIGW; translated from the coding sequence ATGCGCACGCGGTCGACCGTGATCGCCCAGCACGGCGTGGTGGCCACCGGTCACCCGCTCGCCTCGGCCGCCGGCCTGCAGGTGTTGCGCTCCGGCGGCAACGCCATGGACGCCGCCCTGGCGGCGGCGGGGGTGCTCGGCGTCGTCCAGCCCATGATGAGCGGGCTCGGCGGCGACACCTTCCTGCTGTGGTTGGACGGCCGCACCGGCGCGGTGACGGCGCTCAACGGCAGCGGGGCGGCCCCGCTGGGAGCGACGCGGGAGCACTTCGTCGGCCGCGGGTTCCAGACGATGCCGCTGCGGGGGATGGCCTCGGCGAGCGTCCCGGGTGCGGTGGACGCCATGGTCACGGCCCTGGAGCGCTGGGGGAGCGGCCGCTGCTCCCTGGCCGACCTCCTGGCGCCGGCCATCGCCTACGCCGAGGAGGGAGCGCCGGTGGCCCCGCGCGTGGCGGAGTGGTTCGCCGAGAGCGCCGAGGTGCTGGCGCGCTTCCCCTCCTCCGCCCGGGTCTTCCTGCCGCAGGGGCGCCCGCCCCGGGCGGGCGAGGTGCTGGTGCAGCGCGACCTGGCCGCCTCCCTGCGCCTGGTCGCCCGGGAAGGGCGGCGGGCCTTCTACGAGGGGGCGCTGGCCGAGGCGATGGTGCGCTACAGCACCGCCCACGACGGGCTCTTCACGCTGGAGGACTTTCGCCGTCACCGCAGCGAGGTCGTGGAGCCGCTGGCCACCACCTACCGGGGCTGGACCGTCTACACCACGCCCCCGCCCTCGCAGGGGATCATCCTCCTGCTCATGCTGAACCTCCTGGCCCAGGTCCCGCGGGAGCGGCTGCGCTGGGGCGACCCCGAGGGGGTCGTGCTGGCCGTGGCCGCCAAGCAAGCGGCCTTCGCCGACCGGCTGCGCCACCTGGGCGACCCGCGGATGGTCGCCAACCCGCTCGAGGAGTTGCTCAGTCCGGCACACGCACGCGAGCGTCTCGAGGAGATCCGCCGCGCGCTGGCGGCCGGCGTCCCGCGCGGCGCGCTGCAGGCCGCCGGCCCGTCGGGCGGGGACACTACCTACCTGTGCACCGCCGACCGGGAGGGGAACATGGTCTCCTGCATCACGAGCCTCTCGGCGAAGTTCGGGTGCGGTGAGGTGGTCGAGGGGACGGGGATCCTGCTGAACAACCGGGCGGGGCGCGGCTTCCCGCTGGACCCCGACCACCCCAACGTGCTCGCCCCCGGCAAGCGCACGATGCACACCTTGTTGCCGGTGGCCGCGACGGGTCCGGCCGGCGAGCGCCTGGTCTTCGGCACGCCCGGCGGTGACGGGCAGCCCCAGTGGAACCTGCAGGTCTTCCTGAACCTGGTCGAGTCGGGGATGGAGGTGCAGCAGGCGGTAGACGCGCCGCGCTGGCTGCACGTCCCGGGAACCGACCCGGCCACGATCACGCGCGACCCCGAGGTGCGGCTGGAAGAGGGGTTCCCGCCGGCGGTGGCGGCCGCCCTGCGCGCAGCCGGCCACCGCGTGGTCCCCATGGTCACCGAGGAGGGGGGCGGGGCGCAGGTCATCCTGGCGCGCGGCGGGGTGTACGAGGCGGGGTCCGACCCGCGCGTGGACGGGCTGGCCATCGGCTGGTGA
- a CDS encoding NAD(P)/FAD-dependent oxidoreductase: MGAAAPRVVILGGGFAGLAAALTLARQRTGADVLLIDRRNYHLFTPLLYQVATGLVDPDHVAQPLRWAARAGFRYEARTVQTVEFGARRVATAQGPVPYDVLVIALGTVTHDFGLPGVREFALPLKTLPDATRIHNAVLAAFERAALEADRAARRRLLTFVIVGAGATGVELAGALADFIRLNLRRDYPTVPADEPQVLLLEVAQTVLPGLDPRLAGPALRVLQARGVEVRLGARVAEVLPDGVRLDGGERLVAGTVVWAAGVRPHPLVADLGLPTGRGGRVVVTPALALPDRPEVFVAGDLALVPDPRTGGPLSQDAAVAVQEGEAVGRAVARVVRGQAPAPFRYRHQGVMVSLGRHAAVAEVRGLHFNGFAAWLAWRIIHLSKIMTLRNRLGVVLDWSFAYVYRRNTALLRDGIDE, from the coding sequence GTGGGCGCCGCTGCACCGCGCGTCGTGATCCTGGGCGGCGGCTTCGCCGGACTGGCCGCCGCGCTCACCCTGGCCCGCCAGCGCACCGGTGCCGACGTCCTGCTCATCGACCGGCGCAACTACCACCTCTTCACCCCGCTCCTCTACCAGGTCGCTACGGGGCTGGTCGACCCGGACCACGTGGCCCAGCCGCTGCGCTGGGCCGCCCGCGCGGGGTTCCGCTACGAGGCCCGCACCGTGCAGACGGTGGAGTTCGGGGCGCGCCGCGTGGCCACCGCGCAGGGACCGGTGCCGTACGACGTGCTGGTGATCGCGCTCGGCACGGTGACGCACGACTTCGGCCTCCCCGGGGTGCGGGAGTTCGCCTTGCCGCTCAAGACCCTGCCGGACGCCACCCGCATCCACAACGCCGTGCTGGCAGCCTTCGAGCGCGCCGCGCTGGAGGCGGATCGCGCGGCGCGCCGGCGCCTCCTCACCTTCGTCATCGTGGGGGCGGGGGCGACCGGGGTGGAGCTGGCGGGGGCGCTGGCCGACTTCATCCGCCTCAACCTGCGGCGGGACTACCCCACCGTGCCGGCCGACGAGCCGCAGGTCCTGCTGCTCGAGGTCGCCCAGACCGTGCTGCCGGGCCTCGACCCGCGCCTGGCCGGCCCGGCGCTGCGGGTGTTGCAGGCCCGCGGCGTGGAGGTGCGGCTGGGGGCGCGCGTGGCGGAGGTCCTCCCCGACGGCGTGCGCCTCGACGGCGGAGAGCGCCTCGTCGCCGGGACGGTCGTCTGGGCGGCGGGCGTGCGGCCCCACCCGCTCGTGGCCGACCTGGGGCTGCCGACAGGGCGCGGCGGGCGGGTCGTGGTGACGCCGGCCCTGGCACTGCCCGACCGTCCGGAGGTCTTCGTGGCCGGCGACCTGGCGCTCGTCCCGGACCCGCGCACGGGAGGCCCGCTCTCGCAGGACGCGGCGGTGGCCGTCCAGGAGGGCGAGGCGGTGGGCCGCGCCGTGGCGCGGGTCGTGCGCGGGCAGGCGCCCGCGCCCTTCCGCTACCGCCACCAGGGCGTGATGGTCTCCCTGGGCCGCCACGCGGCCGTGGCCGAGGTGCGCGGTCTGCACTTCAATGGGTTTGCGGCCTGGCTGGCCTGGCGTATCATCCACCTGAGCAAGATCATGACCCTCCGCAACCGGCTGGGCGTGGTGCTGGACTGGTCCTTCGCCTACGTCTACCGGCGCAACACCGCCCTCCTGCGGGACGGCATCGACGAGTGA
- a CDS encoding nucleoside-diphosphate kinase encodes MGEVRRERTLIFVKPDGVQRALVGEILRRFERAGLRLVGLKMVHPSRDFLERHYPADEAFMRTLGGKTREAFQAAGLDVKAQTGSDDPLEIGRAVRGWLIDYVASAPVVAAVLEGIQAVATVRKLVGDTLPVRAAPGTIRGDFSVDSPTVANLQRRPVRNLIHASGTLEEAEQEIALWFRPEELFEYRRADEEIVQGP; translated from the coding sequence ATGGGTGAGGTGCGCCGCGAGCGCACGCTGATCTTCGTCAAGCCCGACGGGGTGCAGCGGGCGCTGGTCGGGGAGATCCTGCGCCGCTTCGAGCGCGCGGGGCTGCGCCTAGTCGGGCTGAAGATGGTGCACCCCTCCCGCGACTTCCTGGAGCGCCACTACCCGGCCGACGAGGCCTTCATGCGCACGCTGGGCGGCAAGACGCGCGAGGCCTTCCAGGCGGCCGGCCTGGACGTGAAGGCGCAGACGGGCAGCGACGACCCGCTGGAGATCGGCCGGGCGGTCCGGGGCTGGCTGATCGACTACGTGGCCAGTGCCCCGGTGGTGGCGGCGGTGCTGGAGGGCATCCAGGCGGTGGCCACGGTGCGCAAGCTCGTCGGCGACACGCTGCCGGTGCGCGCCGCGCCCGGGACCATCCGCGGCGACTTCTCGGTGGACTCCCCCACGGTGGCGAACCTGCAGCGCCGCCCGGTGCGCAACCTGATCCACGCCTCGGGCACGCTGGAGGAGGCCGAGCAGGAGATCGCCCTCTGGTTCCGCCCCGAGGAGCTCTTCGAGTACCGGCGCGCCGACGAGGAGATCGTCCAGGGCCCGTGA
- a CDS encoding transglutaminase family protein encodes MDIREYYDPRSDLNEAPDRRPGLPSAPATVCIAVGRRPGLPVAEVAFPGPFLVELRHLHAAVRGLR; translated from the coding sequence ATGGACATCCGCGAGTATTATGACCCGCGCAGCGACCTGAACGAGGCCCCGGACCGGCGGCCGGGGCTGCCGAGTGCGCCGGCGACCGTCTGCATCGCGGTCGGCCGGCGGCCGGGGCTGCCGGTGGCCGAGGTCGCCTTCCCCGGTCCCTTCCTGGTGGAGCTCCGGCACCTGCACGCGGCCGTGCGCGGCCTCCGCTGA
- a CDS encoding family 1 glycosylhydrolase, whose protein sequence is MCPDRARHRDEPHPPTFHAGRSEPSGAFHFPDGFLWGTATSAYQVEGFNTNADWWEWEQQPGRIAAGDRSGAACNWWVAAEADFDRMAALGQNAHRLSVEWSRIEPEPGRWDETALARYRTMVAGLRARGITPMVTLHHFTFPLWVARRGGWLWPGLPQAMAQFARRVVEALGDLVTLWCTLNEPVGAIVSGFLTGRFPPGGGGLRRARRALVQAVRTHAALYRTVHALQPAAQVGPTAYLRLFDPARPVPFDRAVAAVQDRLLNWVFLDALHTGRLPALLHLPPLPEARGTMDFVGVNYYTRDLVALDLRAPRRLFARNFHAPGALMSDGGYGEIYPEGLYRVLQRARAYGRPLYVTENGLPDADDDQRPAFILDHLRQLSRALQAGCDVRGYFHWTLVDNFEWADGWTLRFGLIALDPATQTRTPRPSAEVYAAICRSSMVPGVRTVFEPPAR, encoded by the coding sequence TTGTGCCCGGATAGGGCCCGTCACCGCGACGAACCGCACCCGCCTACCTTCCACGCCGGGCGGTCCGAGCCCTCCGGTGCCTTCCACTTCCCCGATGGCTTCCTGTGGGGGACCGCCACCAGCGCCTACCAGGTGGAGGGGTTCAACACCAACGCCGACTGGTGGGAGTGGGAGCAGCAGCCGGGGCGCATCGCCGCCGGCGACCGGTCGGGCGCCGCCTGCAACTGGTGGGTGGCGGCAGAAGCCGACTTCGACCGCATGGCGGCGCTGGGGCAGAACGCGCACCGCCTCTCCGTGGAGTGGAGCCGCATCGAGCCCGAGCCGGGCCGGTGGGACGAGACGGCGCTGGCCCGCTACCGCACCATGGTCGCCGGCCTGCGCGCGCGCGGGATCACGCCCATGGTCACGCTGCACCACTTCACCTTTCCCCTGTGGGTGGCGCGGCGCGGCGGGTGGCTGTGGCCCGGGCTCCCGCAGGCCATGGCGCAGTTCGCCCGTCGCGTGGTCGAGGCCCTCGGCGACCTCGTCACGCTCTGGTGCACCCTCAACGAGCCGGTGGGCGCCATCGTCAGCGGCTTCCTCACCGGGCGCTTCCCGCCGGGGGGCGGGGGGCTGCGCCGGGCCCGGCGCGCCCTCGTGCAGGCGGTGCGCACCCACGCGGCCCTGTACCGCACCGTCCACGCCCTCCAGCCCGCCGCGCAGGTGGGGCCGACGGCGTACCTGCGCCTCTTCGACCCGGCGCGGCCCGTGCCGTTCGACCGGGCCGTGGCCGCGGTGCAGGACCGCCTGCTGAACTGGGTCTTCCTCGACGCCCTGCACACCGGACGCCTCCCCGCCCTGCTGCACCTCCCGCCGCTGCCGGAGGCCCGGGGGACGATGGACTTCGTGGGGGTGAACTACTACACCCGCGACCTCGTGGCGCTGGACCTGCGCGCGCCCCGGCGGCTCTTCGCCCGCAACTTCCACGCCCCCGGGGCGCTGATGAGCGACGGGGGCTACGGCGAGATCTACCCGGAGGGGCTCTACCGGGTGTTGCAGCGGGCCCGCGCCTACGGGCGGCCGCTCTACGTCACGGAGAACGGCCTGCCTGATGCGGACGACGACCAGCGGCCGGCCTTCATCCTCGACCACCTGCGCCAATTGAGCCGCGCGCTGCAGGCCGGCTGCGACGTCCGCGGCTACTTCCACTGGACCCTCGTGGACAACTTCGAGTGGGCGGACGGGTGGACACTGCGCTTCGGCCTGATCGCCCTCGACCCGGCCACCCAGACCCGCACCCCGCGCCCCAGCGCGGAGGTCTACGCCGCCATCTGCCGAAGCAGTATGGTGCCCGGGGTGCGCACCGTGTTCGAGCCTCCCGCGCGCTGA
- a CDS encoding FdhF/YdeP family oxidoreductase: MAEGRKVRGFEPRLWASWKPFGIGEQRPNNYLEIGKAIWENRDRLPYAWRILAHGVCDGCALGTAGLRDWTLPGIHLCNVRLRLLRLNTLPPLDVRHLVDVAPLRGRTNDALRRLGRLPVPLLRRRGEAGFRPVSWDAALALVADRIRAAGPERLACYLTSRGMPNEHYYAAQKAVRAMGSNNIDNAARVCHAPSTFALKQALGVAATTCSYADLLGTDLAVFIGSNVANNQPVMMKYLYYARRLGTRVVLVNTYREPGMERYWVPSVLESALFGTRMADRVFLITTGGDIAFLNGTLRWMVAEGWVDRAFIDRHTTGFAALADALAAQPWEALERQSGASREEMRAFAQMVAEAQTAVFVWSMGVTQHDVGEGSVRAIINLALTKGFVGREGCGLMPIRGHSGVQGGAEMGAYATAFPGGLPVTAEHARRLSEQWGFPVPASPGLTAPEMVDAAAEGRLDVLFMVGGNFLEVMPDRAYVRQALERVPLRVHMDIVLTNQMLLEPAEAVLLLPATTRYEVPGGVTQTTTERRVIFSPEVPGPRIGQTRPEWEVFMDLARRVRPDLADRLHFAGPAAIREEIARVVPFYDGIQHLQREGDQFQYGGPLLCRGWTFPTPDGRAHFAVVPLPTLERPEGAFLLSTRRGRQFNSMVQGRRDALTGAAREAVLMHEADARRLGLRDGDRVVLRNEVGTFHGRVRLAPVMPGTLQVHWPEGNVLISARRRSADVRIPDYNAVVWVEVPPDRPPEVTASP, from the coding sequence GTGGCGGAGGGGCGCAAGGTCCGGGGGTTCGAGCCCAGGCTCTGGGCCAGCTGGAAGCCGTTCGGCATCGGCGAGCAGCGGCCCAACAACTACCTGGAGATCGGGAAGGCGATCTGGGAGAACCGGGACCGCCTGCCCTACGCCTGGCGCATCCTGGCGCACGGGGTCTGCGACGGGTGCGCGCTCGGGACCGCCGGGCTGCGTGACTGGACCCTCCCCGGGATCCACCTCTGCAACGTCCGCCTCCGCCTGCTGCGGCTCAACACGCTGCCGCCGCTGGACGTGCGGCACCTGGTCGACGTCGCCCCCCTGCGCGGCCGGACCAACGACGCCCTGCGGCGGCTCGGCCGCCTGCCGGTCCCGCTGCTGCGCCGGCGCGGGGAGGCGGGCTTCCGGCCGGTCTCGTGGGACGCTGCGCTGGCGCTGGTCGCCGACCGCATCCGGGCGGCCGGGCCGGAGCGCCTCGCCTGCTACCTCACCAGCCGGGGGATGCCCAACGAGCACTACTACGCCGCGCAGAAGGCCGTCCGGGCCATGGGCAGCAACAACATCGACAACGCCGCGCGGGTCTGCCACGCGCCCAGCACGTTCGCGCTAAAGCAGGCCCTGGGCGTGGCGGCCACCACCTGCTCGTACGCCGACCTGCTCGGCACCGACCTGGCGGTCTTCATCGGGTCGAACGTGGCGAACAACCAGCCGGTCATGATGAAGTACCTCTACTACGCCCGGCGCCTGGGCACGCGCGTCGTGCTCGTGAACACCTACCGCGAGCCCGGCATGGAGCGGTACTGGGTGCCGTCGGTGCTGGAGAGCGCCCTCTTCGGGACGCGCATGGCCGACCGGGTCTTCCTCATCACCACCGGCGGGGACATCGCCTTCCTGAACGGGACCCTGCGCTGGATGGTCGCCGAGGGGTGGGTGGACCGGGCCTTCATCGACCGCCACACCACCGGCTTCGCCGCGCTGGCCGACGCGCTGGCCGCCCAGCCCTGGGAGGCGCTGGAACGGCAGAGCGGGGCGAGCCGCGAGGAGATGCGCGCCTTCGCCCAGATGGTGGCCGAGGCGCAGACGGCGGTCTTCGTCTGGTCCATGGGGGTGACCCAGCACGACGTCGGCGAGGGGAGTGTCCGCGCTATCATCAACCTGGCCCTCACCAAGGGTTTCGTGGGGCGCGAGGGCTGCGGCCTCATGCCGATCCGCGGCCATTCCGGCGTGCAGGGCGGGGCGGAGATGGGCGCCTACGCCACCGCCTTCCCCGGCGGGCTGCCGGTCACGGCCGAGCACGCCCGGCGCCTGAGCGAGCAGTGGGGGTTCCCCGTGCCGGCGTCCCCGGGGCTCACCGCCCCCGAGATGGTGGACGCCGCCGCCGAGGGGCGGCTCGACGTCCTCTTCATGGTCGGGGGGAACTTCCTGGAGGTGATGCCCGACCGGGCCTACGTGCGGCAGGCGCTCGAGCGCGTCCCGCTGCGCGTGCACATGGACATCGTCCTCACGAACCAGATGCTGCTGGAGCCGGCGGAGGCGGTGCTCCTCCTGCCCGCCACCACCCGCTACGAGGTGCCGGGCGGCGTCACGCAGACCACCACGGAGCGGCGGGTGATCTTCAGCCCGGAGGTCCCCGGCCCCCGCATCGGCCAGACCCGGCCGGAGTGGGAGGTCTTCATGGACCTGGCCCGGCGGGTGCGCCCCGACCTGGCCGACCGGCTGCACTTCGCCGGGCCCGCTGCCATCCGCGAGGAGATCGCCCGCGTGGTCCCCTTCTACGACGGCATCCAGCACCTGCAGCGGGAAGGCGACCAGTTCCAGTACGGTGGGCCGCTGCTGTGCCGGGGGTGGACCTTCCCCACGCCGGACGGCCGGGCGCACTTCGCCGTCGTCCCCCTGCCGACCCTGGAGCGGCCCGAGGGGGCCTTCCTGCTCAGCACCCGGCGCGGCCGGCAGTTCAACAGCATGGTCCAGGGGCGGCGAGACGCCCTCACGGGGGCGGCGCGCGAGGCCGTGCTCATGCACGAGGCGGACGCGCGGCGCCTGGGCCTGCGCGACGGCGACCGGGTGGTCCTGCGCAACGAGGTGGGGACGTTCCACGGCCGCGTCCGCCTGGCTCCGGTCATGCCGGGGACGCTCCAGGTCCACTGGCCCGAGGGGAACGTGCTCATCTCCGCGCGGCGCCGCTCCGCCGACGTGCGCATCCCCGACTACAACGCGGTGGTGTGGGTGGAGGTCCCCCCCGACCGCCCGCCGGAGGTGACGGCGTCACCGTGA
- the fdhD gene encoding formate dehydrogenase accessory sulfurtransferase FdhD has product MIRRPGSQVRTTVHAVRGGTVERRTDALATEEPLEVRLAAGGQQRTVAVTMRTPGNDFELAAGFLFGEGVVASREEIRRIAYCLDLPAEQLYNVVTVELRAGRLPDLAPLERYGYTTSACGVCGKGSIEALTRRGCRPPAGGLRLTHETLVQLPERLRAGQRLFAPTGGLHASALFDARGTLLAVREDVGRHNAMDKLVGWALLEGRLPLDDHIVMVSGRASFELVQKAVAAGVPVFCAVSAPSSLAVETARAFGVTLIGFLRGDRFNVYSGFERLVPRAPLSGASPAPGISAPPGRSASR; this is encoded by the coding sequence ATGATCCGGCGCCCCGGCAGCCAGGTGCGGACGACGGTGCACGCCGTGCGCGGCGGCACGGTGGAGAGGCGCACGGACGCGCTGGCCACCGAGGAGCCCCTGGAGGTCCGCCTGGCCGCGGGTGGCCAGCAGCGCACCGTCGCCGTGACGATGCGCACGCCCGGCAACGATTTCGAGCTGGCCGCCGGCTTCCTCTTCGGCGAGGGGGTGGTCGCCTCGCGAGAGGAGATCCGCCGCATCGCCTACTGCCTGGACCTCCCCGCCGAACAGCTCTACAACGTCGTCACCGTGGAGCTGCGCGCCGGCCGGCTCCCCGACCTGGCCCCGCTGGAGCGCTACGGCTACACGACCAGCGCCTGCGGCGTCTGCGGCAAGGGGAGCATCGAGGCCCTCACCCGCCGCGGCTGCCGGCCGCCCGCGGGCGGCCTGCGCCTCACCCACGAGACCCTCGTGCAGCTCCCCGAGCGGCTGCGGGCCGGGCAGCGCCTCTTCGCCCCCACCGGGGGCCTGCACGCCTCCGCCCTCTTCGACGCGCGGGGGACCCTGCTGGCGGTGCGGGAGGACGTGGGCCGGCACAACGCCATGGACAAGCTCGTCGGCTGGGCCCTGCTGGAGGGGCGCCTGCCCCTGGACGACCACATCGTCATGGTGAGCGGGCGGGCCAGCTTCGAGCTCGTGCAGAAGGCGGTGGCCGCGGGCGTCCCCGTCTTCTGCGCCGTCTCGGCGCCGAGCAGCCTGGCCGTGGAGACGGCGCGGGCCTTCGGGGTGACCCTGATCGGCTTCCTGCGGGGCGATCGTTTCAACGTCTACAGCGGGTTCGAACGGCTGGTCCCCCGGGCGCCGCTCTCCGGTGCGTCCCCCGCCCCGGGGATCTCCGCGCCCCCCGGCAGGTCCGCCTCGCGCTGA